A window of the Scophthalmus maximus strain ysfricsl-2021 chromosome 8, ASM2237912v1, whole genome shotgun sequence genome harbors these coding sequences:
- the golga7ba gene encoding golgin A7 family, member Ba yields MATEFHNLQELRHSASLANKVFVQRDYSEGTTCKFQTKFPSELESRIERTLFEDTVKTLNNYYAEAEKIGGQSYLEGCLACATAYLIFLCMETRYEKVLKKIAKYIQEQNEKVYAPRGLLITDPIERGMRVIEISIYEDRGSSGSSSGSSSVSGSTAR; encoded by the exons TTCCACAACCTGCAGGAGTTGAGGCACAGCGCGTCTCTGGCCAACAAAGTCTTCGTCCAGAGAGACTACAGCGAAGGAACCACCTGCAAGTTTCAGACCAAGTTCCCCTCGGAGCTGGAGAGCAGG ATCGAGCGGACACTGTTTGAGGACACCGTGAAGACTCTGAACAATTACTACGCAGAGGCAGAAAAGATTGGAGGGCAGTCCTACCTGGAGGGGTGTCTGGCCTGCGCCACGGCGTatctcatcttcctctgcatGGAGACACGCTATGAaaag gtGCTGAAGAAGATAGCCAAGTACATTCAGGAGCAGAATGAGAAGGTCTACGCTCCCAGAGGTCTGCTCATCACAGACCCCATAGAGAGGGGAATGCGTGTC ATTGAAATTTCTATCTATGAAGACCGGGGCTCCAGTGGCTCCAGCTCAGGGAGCAGCTCTGTGTCCGGCAGCACTGCTCGATGA